In Homo sapiens chromosome 11, GRCh38.p14 Primary Assembly, one DNA window encodes the following:
- the OR10AG1 gene encoding olfactory receptor 10AG1: MQIPKDGEQTKREKSNVTTIMEFVLLGFSDIPNLHWMLFSIFLLMYLMILMCNGIIILLIKIHPALQTPMYFFLSNFSLLEICYVTIIIPRMLMDIWTQKGNISLFACATQMCFFLMLGGTECLLLTVMAYDRYVAICKPLQYPLVMNHKVCIQLIIASWTITIPVVIGETCQIFLLPFCGTNTINHFFCDIPPILKLACGNIFVNEITVHVVAVVFITVPFLLIVVSYGKIISNILKLSSARGKAKAFSTCSSHLIVVILFFGAGTITYLQPKPHQFQRMGKLISLFYTILIPTLNPIIYTLRNKDIMVALRKLLAKLLT; the protein is encoded by the exons ATGCAAATCCCTAAAG ATGGAGAGcaaactaaaagagaaaaatcaaatgtgACTACAATAATGGAATTTGTTCTTTTGGGGTTTTCTGATATTCCCAATCTCCACTGGAtgctttttagtatatttttacttatgtatttgaTGATCCTGATGTGCAATGGCATCATAATACTACTAATAAAAATTCACCCCGCTCTCCAGACtcccatgtatttttttcttagcaatttttcccttttggaaatCTGTTATGTAACAATCATTATCCCAAGAATGCTCATGGACATTTGGACTcagaaaggaaatatttctttgtttgcttGTGCTAcacaaatgtgtttttttcttatgcttgGAGGCACGGAGTGTCTCCTTCTGACAGTGATGGCCTATGACCGCTACGTGGCTATTTGTAAGCCTTTGCAGTATCCTCTAGTGATGAACCACAAAGTCTGCATTCAGCTGATAATAGCTTCCTGGACCATCACAATTCCTGTAGTAATTGGGGAAACATGCCAAATTTTCCTTTTGCCCTTTTGCGGAACTAACACAATTAATCATTTCTTTTGTGACATCCCGCCAATACTCAAGCTTGCTTGTGGAAACATATTTGTGAATGAGATAACAGTCCATGTAGTAGCGGTGGTGTTTATCACGGTGCCATTTCTGTTGATTGTTGTCTCTTATGGCAAAATTATCTCCAACATTTTGAAATTGTCATCAGCCAGAGGAAAGGCTAAAGCCTTCTCCACCTGCTCATCTCACCTAATAGTTGTAATCTTATTCTTTGGAGCAGGTACTATCACTTATTTACAGCCCAAACCACATCAGTTTCAAAGGATGGGGAAACTGATTTCTCTTTTCTACACCATTCTGATTCCAACTTTGAATCCTATTATATATACCCTGAGGAACAAAGATATCATGGTGGCATTGAGAAAATTACTAGCTAAGTTATTAACATGA